The following are encoded together in the Roseobacter denitrificans OCh 114 genome:
- a CDS encoding YcbK family protein, with amino-acid sequence MTIENPTGFSRRALLGAFAATMVTAAPTFSNAAGFLRGSGDIRRIRMYSGRTGERIDMIYWIEGEYVPEAVKEVNHFMRDWRTDGVKSMDLRTIDIMSAAHNLMDADEPYMLLSGYRSPQTNAMLRSRSRGVAKNSLHVKGQAADLRLSTRTVSQMARAAAACKGGGVGKYSRSNFVHMDCGVVRTWGR; translated from the coding sequence ATGACCATCGAAAATCCAACGGGTTTTTCCCGACGCGCCCTATTGGGCGCATTTGCAGCGACAATGGTAACTGCAGCTCCAACTTTCTCAAACGCCGCAGGTTTCCTGCGAGGCTCCGGCGATATTCGCCGCATCCGCATGTATTCCGGGCGCACGGGCGAACGCATCGACATGATCTACTGGATCGAGGGCGAATACGTCCCCGAAGCGGTTAAAGAGGTCAATCACTTCATGCGCGACTGGCGCACGGACGGTGTGAAGTCCATGGATCTGCGCACCATCGACATCATGTCGGCGGCGCATAATCTGATGGACGCGGATGAGCCCTATATGCTGTTGTCTGGCTATCGCAGCCCGCAGACAAACGCCATGCTGCGATCGCGCAGCAGAGGCGTTGCAAAGAATTCGCTGCACGTCAAAGGTCAGGCAGCAGATTTGCGCCTCTCCACCCGCACTGTCAGCCAGATGGCCCGCGCGGCGGCGGCCTGCAAAGGCGGCGGCGTTGGAAAATACAGCCGATCCAATTTTGTTCATATGGATTGCGGCGTCGTGCGCACCTGGGGCCGCTGA
- a CDS encoding L,D-transpeptidase family protein, with protein sequence MISAVSSRLPTAVHVITLLLWSILPSSGSAGTETVAFKQAVAEAAAQDQDIAAFYRETGYDAIWTGTSGRERNRRAALIDALAAADDHGLPSERYGLGALEQKMKTARTPRDLGLVEVAMSRAFLQYARDIQTGALVPSRVDKNIVRQVPYRDRKSYLTNFAKSSPKGFFKALPPQTGEYNALMKQKLVLEGLVAKGGWGPTVKAKKLEPGDQGASVVALRDRLIRMGYLKRSAASTYDAAMTAAVVRFQADHGLAQDGIVGRGTLAEINTSVRKRLQAVIVAMERERWVNKERGTRHIEVNLTDFTAKIIDKGKVTFSTRSVIGARDAKRQSPEFSDVMEFMVINPSWFVPRSIATGEYLPELQQDPNAVNHLIITDRSGRQIDRANVDFTKYTERTFPYAMRQPPSRSNALGLVKFMFPNKYNIYLHDTPAKNLFGRETRAYSHGCIRLADPFEFAYALLAKQSGDPEGLFQKTLATGKETQLNLKKPVPVHIIYRTAVADSKGRIQYRRDVYGRDGRIWEALSQAGVALRGVQG encoded by the coding sequence ATGATTTCTGCTGTCAGCAGCCGTTTACCCACCGCAGTGCACGTCATCACACTTTTACTGTGGTCAATTTTACCGTCTTCCGGGTCGGCTGGCACAGAGACCGTCGCGTTCAAGCAAGCCGTCGCAGAGGCGGCCGCGCAGGATCAGGATATCGCGGCGTTTTACAGGGAAACGGGGTATGATGCGATCTGGACCGGGACAAGTGGTCGCGAACGCAATCGGCGCGCAGCACTCATAGATGCGCTGGCCGCGGCGGATGATCATGGTCTTCCGAGTGAACGCTATGGTCTTGGCGCGCTTGAGCAGAAAATGAAAACCGCGCGCACCCCACGTGACCTGGGTTTGGTTGAGGTCGCGATGAGCCGGGCATTCCTGCAATATGCGCGCGACATACAGACCGGTGCGCTGGTGCCCTCCCGGGTGGATAAGAACATCGTGCGGCAAGTGCCTTACCGGGATCGAAAATCCTATCTCACCAACTTTGCAAAGTCGTCGCCAAAGGGGTTTTTCAAAGCGCTGCCACCGCAAACCGGCGAGTATAACGCGTTGATGAAGCAAAAGCTTGTCCTTGAAGGGCTGGTTGCAAAGGGCGGCTGGGGTCCGACGGTCAAAGCCAAGAAACTCGAACCCGGCGATCAAGGCGCATCGGTCGTAGCGCTGCGGGACCGGCTGATCCGGATGGGGTATCTCAAACGCAGTGCCGCCAGTACATATGATGCCGCCATGACAGCGGCGGTTGTGCGGTTTCAGGCCGATCACGGTCTCGCGCAAGACGGAATCGTCGGGCGGGGCACGCTGGCGGAAATCAACACCTCAGTTCGCAAACGCCTGCAGGCCGTGATTGTCGCGATGGAGCGCGAGCGCTGGGTCAACAAGGAGCGCGGCACACGTCATATCGAAGTGAATCTGACGGATTTCACGGCCAAGATCATCGACAAAGGCAAGGTCACCTTCAGTACGCGCTCCGTGATTGGCGCCCGCGATGCCAAACGTCAGTCTCCCGAGTTTTCCGACGTGATGGAATTCATGGTGATCAACCCCAGCTGGTTCGTCCCGCGTTCGATTGCAACCGGCGAATACCTGCCGGAACTTCAGCAGGATCCGAATGCGGTGAACCATCTGATCATCACGGATCGCAGCGGGCGGCAAATCGACCGTGCAAATGTCGATTTCACGAAATATACCGAACGCACGTTTCCTTACGCCATGCGCCAACCGCCAAGCCGCAGCAATGCGCTGGGGTTGGTAAAGTTCATGTTTCCCAATAAGTACAACATATATCTACATGATACGCCTGCAAAAAATCTCTTTGGGCGCGAAACCCGTGCGTACAGTCACGGCTGCATCCGGCTGGCTGATCCGTTTGAATTTGCCTATGCGCTGCTGGCCAAGCAATCGGGCGATCCCGAGGGTTTGTTCCAGAAAACACTGGCGACCGGGAAGGAAACGCAGCTTAATCTGAAAAAGCCTGTTCCGGTACATATCATTTACCGCACAGCGGTGGCGGATTCCAAAGGGCGGATCCAATACCGACGCGACGTCTATGGTCGCGATGGTCGGATTTGGGAAGCGCTCTCACAGGCAGGGGTGGCGTTGCGCGGCGTTCAGGGCTAA